In the genome of Mucilaginibacter defluvii, one region contains:
- a CDS encoding acyltransferase — MSQNRLQNYFPALTGVRALAAYLVFVSHYFYVFGENFSQIGQRFFGEFHIGVTIFFVLSGFLITYRYYNNFHLTKDWFKQYLKNRVARIYPMYALLTIGAFVYFFATGDQSITKGYNPYAMLAMNITFIRGFFYNFWDTGIAQGWSLTVEECFYFSAPFAFFIMQRYRKFWLQPAIITGLGVLLVVVFSRVDWYGFFGNFTFMMLFTFLGRCFEFFVGMQLALYVLGKGFVRTNKVKYSYLGFLLMFACVYLMALQTPAKGWPTGLQSPVGIFTNNYLLPVCIALFFYGLLTETTILKKILANKFVELLGKSSYIFYLVHLGWMYNLLHGWFNHANDYAFELYDKWGKDWYSPFENDPINLLYAFVILNIISIILYKLVEEPLNHYIRKSDFLIKNPKKNPENKSVLIQ, encoded by the coding sequence TTGTCACAAAACCGCTTGCAAAACTATTTTCCGGCGTTAACCGGCGTACGCGCGCTTGCTGCCTACCTCGTGTTTGTATCCCATTATTTCTACGTTTTTGGTGAAAATTTTTCCCAAATTGGGCAACGCTTCTTTGGGGAATTCCACATCGGGGTAACCATATTTTTTGTTTTATCAGGTTTTTTGATCACTTACCGGTACTATAATAATTTTCATTTAACTAAGGATTGGTTTAAGCAATACCTTAAAAATCGTGTGGCGCGCATATACCCCATGTATGCCTTACTTACTATCGGCGCGTTTGTATATTTTTTTGCCACAGGCGATCAAAGCATTACAAAGGGCTACAACCCATACGCCATGCTGGCCATGAACATCACCTTTATACGCGGCTTTTTTTATAACTTTTGGGATACAGGCATAGCCCAGGGCTGGTCGCTCACGGTTGAGGAGTGCTTTTACTTTTCGGCCCCTTTCGCGTTTTTTATTATGCAGCGTTACCGTAAGTTCTGGCTGCAACCGGCCATTATAACCGGCTTGGGGGTGCTGCTGGTGGTAGTATTCAGCCGGGTAGATTGGTATGGCTTTTTTGGCAACTTCACCTTTATGATGCTGTTCACCTTTTTAGGGCGATGCTTTGAATTTTTTGTAGGTATGCAATTGGCCCTTTATGTTTTAGGTAAAGGTTTTGTGCGCACTAACAAAGTAAAATACTCTTACCTGGGCTTCTTGTTAATGTTTGCCTGTGTTTATTTAATGGCCCTGCAAACGCCGGCAAAGGGCTGGCCTACCGGCTTGCAAAGCCCGGTAGGTATTTTTACTAACAACTACCTGCTGCCTGTTTGCATAGCCTTGTTTTTTTACGGCTTACTTACTGAAACCACCATTCTCAAAAAAATATTAGCCAATAAATTTGTTGAGCTATTGGGCAAAAGCTCGTACATATTTTACCTTGTACACCTGGGCTGGATGTATAACCTGCTGCACGGCTGGTTTAACCATGCCAATGATTATGCCTTTGAACTGTATGACAAATGGGGTAAGGATTGGTACTCGCCCTTTGAGAACGATCCGATCAACCTGCTGTACGCTTTTGTGATATTAAACATCATCTCCATCATCCTGTACAAACTGGTTGAGGAGCCGCTGAACCATTACATCCGCAAGTCAGACTTCCTGATCAAAAACCCGAAGAAGAACCCTGAGAACAAGTCGGTGCTCATTCAATAG
- a CDS encoding TIGR01212 family radical SAM protein (This family includes YhcC from E. coli K-12, an uncharacterized radical SAM protein.), with translation METAEVKQGFKGYNNYGAWLREKYAGQRVFKVIVDGGFTCPNRDGSKGYGGCTYCNVDSFTPSVSRSTPNLREQVEQGMERAIKGNKADKFIIYFQPNTNTYAPTHYLKMMYDEALSINTENIVGLSVGTRPDCIDAEKIALLESYTDRFDVDLEMGMESIYNDTLNQINRGCTHEDLLNALKLVENSKLDICVHTIFGFPWETREMMLRYADEINRHPQIKFVKFHHLHIVEGSVMGVKYKRDPFKLFTLDDYAEFLCELLPIVRPDVVVQRLFGLSDRELLIAPNWQLKKSEIQYYIDKKILDRGIIQGSAL, from the coding sequence GTGGAAACAGCAGAAGTAAAACAGGGATTTAAGGGTTACAACAACTATGGTGCATGGTTGCGCGAAAAATATGCCGGGCAGCGCGTGTTCAAGGTAATTGTTGACGGTGGTTTTACCTGCCCCAACCGCGATGGCTCAAAAGGCTACGGCGGCTGCACCTATTGCAATGTTGATTCGTTTACGCCATCAGTATCACGCAGTACGCCTAATTTACGCGAGCAGGTTGAGCAAGGTATGGAACGCGCCATCAAGGGTAATAAGGCCGATAAGTTTATTATTTACTTTCAGCCCAACACCAATACCTACGCCCCTACGCATTATTTAAAAATGATGTATGATGAGGCGCTAAGCATCAACACCGAAAATATTGTTGGCCTCTCAGTTGGTACCCGGCCCGATTGTATTGACGCTGAAAAGATAGCCTTACTTGAAAGCTATACCGACCGATTTGATGTTGACCTGGAAATGGGTATGGAATCTATTTACAATGATACCCTGAACCAGATCAATCGTGGTTGTACACATGAGGACCTGCTGAATGCCCTGAAACTGGTGGAAAACAGCAAGCTGGATATTTGTGTGCACACCATTTTCGGCTTCCCCTGGGAAACACGCGAGATGATGCTGCGCTATGCCGACGAGATAAACCGTCACCCGCAAATTAAGTTCGTCAAGTTCCATCATCTGCATATAGTTGAAGGCTCGGTAATGGGTGTTAAATATAAACGCGACCCGTTCAAGCTGTTTACCCTTGATGATTATGCCGAGTTTTTATGCGAGCTGTTACCAATCGTTCGCCCGGATGTGGTAGTGCAGCGCCTGTTTGGCCTAAGTGACCGTGAACTACTGATAGCCCCTAACTGGCAACTCAAAAAATCAGAAATACAGTATTATATTGATAAAAAGATTTTGGATAGAGGTATAATACAGGGTTCGGCCTTGTAA
- a CDS encoding pentapeptide repeat-containing protein yields MLNHIEEDKTFTALASLAGTVQTFDNCMFIDCELPGADLSSITFINCRFERCNLERAVIFKTGFQDAFFKDCNVNGVDFSKALDFLFGAGFEGCTLNNAIFYKKKNKGARFTDCSLKEADLTECDLTDALFANCDLHRAVFSYTILKNADLRTSYNYIIDPDENTLKKTRFTVHGLPGLLAKYDLRIEG; encoded by the coding sequence ATGCTTAACCACATCGAAGAGGATAAAACTTTTACTGCCCTGGCAAGCCTTGCCGGCACGGTGCAAACGTTTGATAACTGTATGTTTATTGATTGCGAACTGCCCGGTGCCGATCTGTCAAGCATTACTTTTATCAACTGCCGGTTTGAGCGGTGCAACCTTGAAAGGGCGGTCATTTTTAAAACCGGCTTTCAGGATGCCTTTTTTAAGGATTGTAATGTTAATGGTGTGGATTTTAGCAAGGCGCTCGATTTTTTATTCGGAGCGGGTTTTGAGGGATGCACCCTTAATAACGCTATTTTCTACAAAAAGAAAAATAAGGGCGCGCGGTTTACCGATTGCTCCTTAAAGGAAGCTGACCTTACCGAGTGCGACCTTACTGATGCCCTATTTGCCAACTGCGATCTGCACCGTGCTGTATTTAGTTATACTATCCTTAAAAATGCTGATCTGCGTACCTCCTATAATTACATTATCGATCCGGATGAGAACACGCTGAAAAAGACCCGCTTTACGGTGCATGGTTTGCCGGGTTTATTAGCTAAATATGATCTTAGGATTGAGGGATAA
- a CDS encoding M23 family metallopeptidase, with the protein MLKTLLLVLALTLGFPQTDRQSVCNKINALNTRVLNGTIDRKAAVAQFGVWIKQLNAVTAAGKHAQWVFPLKGYRANAIGGVNGNGYIFKGYSYLDGNKHKAHPAHDVFITDRDQNDLDDRTNKPVDVLSVDDGVVIACSNIWDAGSTLRGGKYIWVYHPQYNYVTYYAHNRELFVKPGDEVKQGQKIAEVGRTGFSAYRKRSPTHLHFSAFSLADNVPVPFNPYSKLVNAARL; encoded by the coding sequence ATGCTTAAAACGCTGCTACTTGTATTGGCCCTTACCCTTGGTTTTCCACAAACAGATAGGCAAAGTGTCTGCAACAAAATAAACGCGCTTAATACCAGGGTGCTTAACGGTACAATTGATCGTAAGGCAGCGGTAGCCCAATTTGGTGTATGGATAAAACAACTGAATGCTGTTACTGCAGCCGGTAAACATGCGCAATGGGTGTTTCCGCTAAAGGGCTATCGCGCTAATGCCATAGGAGGGGTAAATGGCAACGGTTACATTTTTAAAGGGTATAGTTACCTGGATGGTAATAAACATAAGGCACATCCGGCGCATGATGTTTTTATAACAGATCGTGATCAGAATGATCTGGACGACCGCACTAATAAGCCTGTTGATGTGCTGAGCGTTGATGATGGCGTAGTAATAGCTTGTAGCAATATTTGGGATGCGGGCAGCACCCTGCGTGGCGGAAAGTACATTTGGGTATATCATCCGCAATATAACTATGTTACCTACTATGCGCACAACAGGGAGTTGTTTGTAAAGCCGGGCGACGAAGTAAAGCAAGGCCAAAAAATAGCCGAGGTCGGTCGTACCGGTTTCAGCGCTTATAGAAAGCGTTCGCCTACGCATTTGCATTTTTCGGCATTCTCATTAGCTGATAATGTTCCGGTACCATTTAATCCATATAGTAAACTGGTAAACGCTGCACGTTTATGA
- a CDS encoding DUF4846 domain-containing protein, whose protein sequence is MKHLITTALIVTSAFAFNAGITERFKPNDGFKRVQPAAGTFGAWLQKLPLKPAGTHAITYQGNIARTDAYTAAVVDMSIGKQDLQQCADAVMRLRGEYLHQQKKYNDISFNFTSGFKCDYIHFANGYRYSDGKWVKKAAKDYSYAGFIKYMNLVFSYAGTLSLDKELKPVTKAADIKAGDVFIKGGSPGHCFIVMDVAAGASGKKQFMLAQSFMPAQSIQILRDADGPWFSLDQAAAIPYGELINRIYLKRF, encoded by the coding sequence ATGAAACACCTTATCACTACTGCACTGATCGTTACTTCAGCATTTGCATTTAATGCCGGAATTACGGAACGCTTTAAACCGAACGATGGCTTTAAACGGGTGCAACCAGCCGCCGGTACGTTTGGTGCCTGGTTGCAAAAACTACCGTTAAAGCCAGCGGGTACACATGCAATAACCTATCAGGGCAATATAGCCCGAACTGATGCATACACCGCCGCTGTGGTTGATATGAGCATTGGCAAGCAGGATCTGCAACAATGCGCCGATGCGGTTATGCGATTGCGCGGCGAGTACCTGCATCAACAGAAAAAGTATAATGATATCAGCTTTAACTTTACCAGCGGTTTTAAGTGCGATTATATTCACTTTGCCAATGGTTATCGGTATAGCGATGGTAAGTGGGTGAAGAAGGCTGCTAAGGATTACAGCTACGCCGGGTTTATAAAGTACATGAACCTGGTGTTCTCGTATGCGGGTACGCTGTCGTTAGACAAGGAGTTAAAACCTGTAACCAAAGCTGCCGATATTAAAGCGGGTGATGTGTTTATAAAGGGTGGTTCGCCGGGGCATTGTTTTATAGTGATGGATGTAGCTGCCGGCGCATCCGGCAAAAAGCAGTTTATGCTGGCACAGAGCTTTATGCCTGCCCAAAGCATACAGATACTGCGGGATGCTGACGGGCCCTGGTTTAGTTTAGACCAGGCTGCCGCCATCCCATACGGTGAACTGATCAACAGAATATATTTGAAACGATTTTAA
- a CDS encoding M13 family metallopeptidase: MKLTHWAMLASVAVSAAACNSNKKDATSEPPARTVFFDKTAMDTTVKPGDDFFSYASGSWMKKTKIPPSETGWGSFYTLYDDNQKNLHQILEAIAKQGNEQGSTEQKVGDLYTSGMDTVAMEKLGYDPIKPLLAKVKAVKDHKELIALAADGYKDGDGFLLGFYVSPDDKESSKNVAHFDQAGLNLPNRDYYFDKDKEAIRKAYVKYIAKLFEYTGETPANAAKKAEGILALETAIAKSHRTPVQLRDPNANYNKLAVADLQKSVPDIDLKDVFTRMQLSTDTVLVGQPDYYKALNGLLKSQPIDVWKDKLAFNVLNGAAGDLSKKFRDARFDFFGRTLYGQKEQKERWKNMASQVDGGLGELLGQLYVEKYFTPEAKERMLKLVNNLQAVYKDRIEKLDWMSPETKKKALEKLNSFVKKIGYPDKWKNYDDVEISKDAYYKNLQSIAKHDYKEMIAKVNKPVDKTEWGMTPPTVNAYYNPSFNEIVFPAGILQFPFFDKNADDAINYGAIGAVIGHEMTHGFDDQGRQYDAQGNLKDWWTAADAAKFKTKAQVMIDQYNSFTVLDGLHVNGSLTQGENLADIGGVAIAYQAFKNTEQGKGDKKIDGFTPDQRFFLSYAQVWRIKSSDETMRVRISSDPHSPEMFRVNGVLANTPAFYKAFNVKPGDKMYRAEKDQVKVW, translated from the coding sequence ATGAAGTTAACCCATTGGGCAATGCTTGCCTCGGTTGCTGTTTCGGCGGCGGCCTGTAACTCAAACAAAAAAGACGCTACCAGCGAACCACCCGCGCGTACCGTTTTTTTTGACAAAACCGCCATGGATACCACCGTTAAACCAGGCGACGACTTTTTCTCGTACGCCAGCGGTAGCTGGATGAAGAAAACCAAAATTCCACCATCTGAAACTGGTTGGGGTTCATTTTACACCCTGTATGATGATAACCAGAAAAACCTGCACCAGATATTGGAAGCCATTGCCAAACAAGGTAATGAGCAAGGTAGCACCGAGCAAAAGGTGGGCGATTTGTACACCAGCGGTATGGATACCGTAGCGATGGAAAAACTGGGTTACGATCCGATAAAACCGTTGCTTGCCAAAGTAAAGGCAGTTAAAGATCATAAAGAACTTATAGCCCTGGCTGCTGATGGTTACAAGGATGGCGACGGCTTTTTGTTAGGTTTTTATGTATCACCAGATGATAAAGAAAGCAGCAAAAACGTAGCGCATTTTGACCAGGCCGGTTTAAACCTGCCCAACCGCGATTATTATTTTGATAAGGATAAGGAAGCTATACGCAAGGCTTATGTAAAATACATAGCCAAATTGTTTGAATACACCGGCGAAACCCCGGCCAATGCCGCTAAAAAAGCTGAAGGCATATTGGCACTTGAAACGGCCATAGCTAAATCTCACCGCACCCCGGTTCAGCTGCGCGATCCTAATGCCAATTACAACAAGCTTGCCGTAGCTGATCTGCAAAAATCAGTACCTGATATTGATCTGAAAGATGTGTTTACCCGTATGCAGCTGAGTACAGATACAGTATTGGTTGGTCAGCCCGATTATTATAAGGCGCTGAACGGTTTACTTAAATCGCAGCCAATTGATGTATGGAAAGACAAGCTTGCCTTTAACGTGCTTAACGGAGCCGCTGGCGATCTGAGCAAGAAGTTCAGGGATGCAAGGTTTGATTTTTTCGGACGCACGTTATATGGCCAAAAGGAACAAAAAGAGCGTTGGAAAAATATGGCATCGCAGGTTGATGGCGGGCTGGGCGAGCTACTGGGCCAACTTTATGTAGAAAAATATTTTACACCCGAAGCCAAAGAGCGTATGCTTAAGCTGGTAAACAACCTGCAAGCTGTTTACAAAGATCGTATTGAAAAACTGGACTGGATGAGTCCGGAAACCAAGAAAAAGGCACTCGAAAAACTTAATTCGTTTGTAAAAAAGATTGGTTATCCCGACAAATGGAAGAACTACGATGATGTAGAGATCAGCAAGGATGCTTATTACAAAAACCTGCAGTCGATAGCTAAGCACGATTATAAGGAAATGATTGCCAAAGTGAACAAACCAGTTGATAAAACTGAGTGGGGCATGACACCGCCAACCGTAAATGCTTATTACAATCCGTCTTTCAACGAGATCGTTTTCCCGGCAGGTATCCTGCAGTTCCCTTTCTTTGATAAGAATGCTGATGATGCCATTAACTACGGCGCTATCGGCGCGGTTATCGGCCATGAAATGACCCATGGTTTTGATGATCAAGGTCGCCAGTATGATGCACAGGGTAACCTGAAGGATTGGTGGACTGCTGCCGACGCTGCCAAATTTAAAACCAAGGCGCAGGTGATGATCGATCAGTATAATAGCTTTACCGTGCTTGATGGCTTACATGTAAACGGTAGCCTTACGCAAGGCGAAAACCTGGCCGATATAGGCGGTGTAGCCATTGCTTACCAGGCATTTAAAAATACAGAGCAAGGTAAGGGAGATAAAAAGATTGACGGCTTTACGCCCGATCAGCGTTTCTTCCTGTCATATGCCCAGGTATGGCGCATAAAAAGCAGCGATGAAACCATGCGCGTGCGCATCAGTTCTGACCCGCACTCGCCTGAAATGTTCCGTGTAAACGGTGTGCTGGCAAATACTCCGGCATTTTACAAAGCCTTTAACGTGAAACCCGGCGACAAAATGTATCGCGCCGAAAAGGATCAGGTTAAAGTTTGGTAA
- a CDS encoding glycoside hydrolase family 3 protein — protein sequence MKGYNPRIKYLLLTLSFFIYHFTFAQKTGFVQSLAQQNRWVDSVYDDLSTKERIAQLFFVRAHTNKGRAYEDSVENLIKEQKVGGLVFFQGGPGRQAALTNRYQRASEVPLLVSMDGEWGVGMRLDSVINYPYQMTLGAIQDNTLIYKMGQMIGRDFKRLGLQMNFAPVMDINNNPNNPVINYRSFGDNRFNVARKGIAYFQGMQNEGILTTAKHFPGHGDTNVDSHADLPVLPFTRQRLDSLEMYPFREAINAGLSGVMVAHMNIPALDSAKNRPSTLSRPIITGVLKDSLKFKGLIVSDAMEMKGVTKFFPNGDADVQAFLAGNDILELSENSDRAIKLIKKALRKKLISEEEFETKVKKVLAAKYWAGLSNYKAVPTRDVVPYINRAESKALIQQLSDAAVTLLKGNNSSLRLNPLAKTAIVNIGIDRMTTFQQELSRWYPNSMLFVVGKTTAVRDLNAMLVNLKKYDQIIISIYDTRSRPQSKLDYNSDIKFLIAQLAAQPRVVTTVFANAYTLAGLPGIERSGALMVCYQNTEELQRSAVKIITGQTKPVGKLPVSVNSFFPTGTGVLLP from the coding sequence ATGAAAGGATATAATCCGCGGATAAAATACTTACTGCTAACATTATCATTTTTTATATATCATTTTACGTTTGCTCAAAAAACAGGCTTTGTACAGTCATTAGCGCAGCAAAACCGCTGGGTTGATTCGGTTTATGACGACTTGAGCACTAAAGAACGCATAGCGCAACTATTTTTTGTGCGCGCCCACACCAATAAGGGCCGTGCTTATGAGGATTCGGTTGAAAACCTGATCAAGGAACAAAAAGTAGGCGGCCTGGTATTTTTCCAGGGCGGGCCCGGCAGGCAGGCTGCGTTAACTAACAGGTATCAGCGCGCATCTGAAGTCCCATTGCTGGTATCAATGGATGGCGAGTGGGGCGTGGGTATGCGGCTGGACTCTGTGATCAATTACCCTTACCAGATGACACTTGGCGCCATACAGGACAATACGCTGATATACAAAATGGGGCAAATGATAGGTCGCGATTTTAAGCGACTTGGCCTGCAAATGAATTTTGCACCGGTGATGGATATTAACAATAACCCGAACAATCCGGTAATCAACTATCGCTCATTTGGCGATAACCGCTTTAATGTGGCCCGCAAAGGTATAGCCTATTTTCAGGGTATGCAAAACGAAGGCATTTTAACTACGGCCAAACACTTTCCGGGTCATGGTGATACCAATGTAGACTCTCATGCCGATTTGCCGGTGCTGCCATTTACCCGCCAGCGGTTGGATTCACTGGAGATGTATCCTTTCCGAGAAGCGATAAATGCAGGCCTGTCAGGCGTGATGGTTGCCCACATGAATATTCCTGCACTCGACTCGGCAAAAAATCGTCCGTCAACCCTCTCCCGCCCTATCATAACCGGTGTGCTCAAGGACTCACTGAAATTTAAAGGCCTGATAGTATCGGACGCAATGGAAATGAAGGGTGTTACCAAGTTTTTTCCGAACGGTGATGCTGATGTACAAGCATTTTTGGCTGGAAACGATATCCTTGAGTTATCTGAAAATTCTGACCGCGCCATCAAGCTGATCAAAAAAGCGCTTCGTAAAAAGCTAATTAGTGAAGAAGAGTTTGAAACTAAAGTAAAAAAGGTGTTAGCCGCAAAATATTGGGCCGGTTTAAGCAATTATAAAGCTGTGCCTACACGTGATGTTGTGCCTTATATTAACCGTGCTGAATCAAAAGCACTTATTCAACAACTTAGCGATGCAGCAGTTACCTTGTTGAAGGGCAATAATTCATCTTTACGATTAAATCCGCTGGCCAAAACAGCGATTGTAAATATCGGTATCGATCGTATGACCACCTTTCAGCAGGAATTATCACGCTGGTACCCAAACAGCATGTTATTTGTAGTTGGAAAAACTACTGCCGTACGCGATTTAAATGCCATGCTGGTCAACCTCAAAAAATACGATCAGATAATTATATCGATATATGATACACGTAGCCGACCGCAAAGCAAACTGGATTATAACAGCGATATTAAATTCCTGATAGCGCAACTGGCAGCACAGCCACGCGTGGTAACCACCGTTTTTGCCAACGCCTACACCCTTGCCGGTTTACCAGGTATTGAGCGCAGCGGAGCCTTAATGGTTTGCTATCAAAATACCGAGGAGCTACAACGCTCTGCCGTTAAAATTATTACCGGGCAAACCAAACCTGTGGGTAAATTGCCAGTAAGTGTTAATAGCTTTTTCCCAACGGGAACGGGAGTGTTGCTACCGTAA
- a CDS encoding porin family protein gives MKKILFIAICLLVAGDVSAQYYRRKPVRRPPPGYYHNNNQRRHNDFYQVTAGFKGGINIANTVDSYNSDWTTNTIAGANLGLTLDVPIAYPLSFAPEVLWSQKGFSAQTIDGDFKQRNNFIDVPLLAKLKLTPGLNFVIGPQLSFLVSSKNIYRNDFATVVEERYDYEGNKTLVGGVVGLSIDLNRTVDLHARYTIDLQDSNTERYSNIPDYRNQVWQIGLGFKFR, from the coding sequence ATGAAAAAAATTCTATTTATTGCCATATGCCTGCTGGTAGCAGGTGATGTTAGCGCCCAATATTACCGTCGTAAGCCGGTTCGCCGTCCGCCACCGGGATATTATCATAACAATAACCAACGCCGCCATAACGATTTTTACCAGGTAACCGCGGGTTTTAAGGGAGGGATTAATATTGCCAATACCGTTGATTCGTACAACTCCGACTGGACAACCAATACCATTGCGGGGGCCAACCTGGGTTTGACACTTGATGTGCCGATTGCTTACCCGCTATCATTCGCGCCCGAGGTGCTGTGGTCGCAAAAGGGGTTCAGCGCGCAAACTATTGACGGCGACTTTAAACAGCGCAATAATTTTATTGATGTACCCTTGCTGGCCAAGCTGAAGCTTACGCCCGGGCTTAATTTTGTAATCGGTCCGCAACTTTCTTTTTTGGTATCATCAAAAAATATTTACCGTAATGATTTTGCTACCGTTGTTGAAGAGCGCTATGATTACGAGGGTAACAAAACGCTTGTAGGCGGGGTAGTAGGTTTAAGCATTGACCTTAACCGTACGGTTGACCTGCATGCCCGTTACACTATTGACCTGCAGGACAGCAATACCGAACGATATTCAAACATCCCTGACTACCGTAACCAGGTTTGGCAGATTGGCCTAGGCTTTAAGTTTAGGTAA
- a CDS encoding glycosyltransferase family 2 protein, with amino-acid sequence MENNISLLVGLKNNLDYSKNFYHTTRAIYPEVEIVFVSYGSTDGTHEWLDSLNDPYLIYYYSGEQKTFSDTFNKCAELATKDYVAYAHNDMILAPGFVESLEQLIAEDTVITYTTIEPPIFAGHERPGKIIKDFGDDIESQDIPGLYSFANELQQTNKLNGESSDLTFFLCAFRKVLLEIGGLDPLYNPMFCEDDDLILRLKLRGLKTIVSHNAVCYHFVSKTSRSSEEYKDRTKLIEENSNRNFTRKWSFLNSSSVKKKYDFGFILKNGTDDLLRKIEPFCTNVYTDHDAVNYILGEQPNTAFDLKTRIRPSHAEKSNDILIYVDGNRFTDDAYNAFRYLNEIITRRANKKLSFFEKLIGKSNFKFKRANLTIEIKQLRSLEHTLINRL; translated from the coding sequence ATGGAAAATAACATTTCGCTGCTTGTCGGTTTAAAAAATAATCTTGATTACAGTAAGAATTTTTATCACACAACACGAGCCATTTATCCTGAAGTTGAAATCGTTTTTGTAAGTTATGGAAGTACTGATGGTACGCATGAGTGGCTTGATAGTTTAAACGATCCTTATCTAATTTATTATTATTCAGGAGAGCAGAAAACATTTTCAGACACATTTAATAAGTGTGCTGAATTAGCAACTAAGGACTATGTTGCTTATGCCCATAATGATATGATTCTGGCTCCAGGGTTTGTTGAAAGTCTTGAGCAATTAATTGCAGAAGATACAGTCATAACATATACTACAATTGAGCCACCTATTTTTGCCGGGCATGAGCGTCCTGGAAAAATAATTAAAGATTTTGGCGACGATATTGAAAGCCAGGATATTCCAGGTTTGTACAGCTTTGCTAATGAACTACAACAAACAAACAAATTAAATGGAGAATCATCTGATTTGACATTTTTTTTATGTGCATTCCGCAAAGTGCTGTTAGAAATCGGCGGACTGGATCCTCTATACAACCCGATGTTTTGTGAGGATGACGATCTTATATTAAGACTAAAATTGCGTGGTCTAAAAACGATAGTGTCACACAATGCAGTTTGCTACCATTTTGTAAGTAAAACATCCAGATCATCTGAAGAATATAAGGATCGTACGAAGCTTATCGAGGAAAACTCTAATAGAAATTTCACAAGGAAATGGAGTTTTTTAAACTCATCATCTGTTAAAAAGAAATATGATTTTGGGTTCATATTAAAAAATGGAACTGACGATTTGCTGCGTAAGATAGAGCCCTTTTGCACAAATGTTTATACCGATCATGATGCTGTTAATTATATACTAGGTGAGCAGCCTAATACGGCGTTCGACCTGAAAACCCGTATCAGGCCTTCACATGCTGAAAAAAGCAACGACATATTGATATATGTTGACGGCAACCGCTTTACAGACGATGCGTATAATGCGTTTCGTTATTTAAATGAAATTATTACACGACGTGCCAACAAAAAGCTTAGCTTTTTCGAAAAACTTATCGGAAAAAGTAATTTTAAATTTAAACGGGCTAATTTAACAATCGAAATAAAACAACTCCGAAGTTTAGAACATACGCTTATAAACCGCCTCTAA
- a CDS encoding glycosyltransferase — translation MLFNIHKLLVSVSYGITVHNEYQELEKLLEFLLSNIDNNDEIMVLQDVSQKDEATTKVINRYKDRIKHIEAKLNNDFGTFKNYLIQNASCKYLFQIDADELPQQHLVKSIKKIIFKKRKYDCYLVPRINVVNGLTPEHTKKWGWNVNEKGFINFPDYQLRILKLNGQIRWKNKVHEELHGFKKPYYLPDSELNCLLHVKEIERQELQNALYDKIQTTD, via the coding sequence ATGCTATTCAATATCCATAAACTTTTGGTAAGCGTCAGTTACGGCATAACTGTGCATAACGAGTACCAAGAGCTCGAAAAACTGCTTGAGTTTTTGCTGTCAAACATTGATAATAATGACGAGATAATGGTATTGCAGGATGTGAGTCAAAAAGATGAGGCCACTACAAAGGTTATAAATCGATACAAAGATCGTATAAAGCATATCGAGGCTAAATTAAATAACGATTTTGGCACTTTTAAAAACTACTTGATACAAAATGCAAGCTGCAAATACCTGTTTCAGATAGATGCAGACGAGTTGCCGCAGCAACACTTGGTTAAATCAATAAAAAAAATAATTTTCAAAAAACGTAAGTACGATTGCTATCTGGTACCCAGGATAAATGTAGTGAACGGTTTAACACCCGAACATACAAAAAAGTGGGGCTGGAATGTAAATGAAAAGGGTTTTATCAATTTTCCAGATTATCAATTAAGGATATTAAAGTTGAATGGCCAAATACGATGGAAAAATAAGGTTCATGAAGAACTTCATGGCTTTAAAAAACCATATTATTTACCAGATAGTGAGTTGAACTGTTTGTTGCATGTTAAAGAAATTGAGCGGCAAGAATTACAGAACGCATTGTATGATAAAATACAAACAACTGATTAA